The proteins below are encoded in one region of Nitrospira sp.:
- the flhA gene encoding flagellar biosynthesis protein FlhA, with protein sequence MNSVSDTPSNLRWDWLRHSDVLMSVGVVVILMIMLLPLPRVMLDLLLAFNIALSIIVLLVGMQVRKPLEFSVFPSVLLMVTLFRLSLNIASTRLILLHGNEGPAAAGEVIQSFGSFVVGGNYTVGLVVFVILVVINFVVVTKGAGRVAEVAARFTLDAMPGKQMSIDADLNAGLINETEARRRRKEIADEADFYGSMDGASKFVRGDAIAAVIIILVNIVGGLTIGVLQQHMDVASAAANYTLLTIGEGLVAQVPALIVSTAAGIVVTRAATETNLGQEIARQVMISSKALGAAAAILLALGFIPGLPHVAFLTLGSIAGWVAYDMRQREQAELEEKLVPPPPAPKAEDASPKVVPVDLMEVQVGYGLIGLVEGREGGPLLERIKGVRRQIAGELGFLVPPIHLRDNLQLRPNEYAVLLKGIELVRSELLPGHLLAIDPGTAQKGVVKGIPTKEPAFGLPALWIQEAAREQAQMAGYTVVDPGSAIATHLSEIIKRYAHELLGRQEVQALLDELAKSHPKVIEDVVPALVPLGSLVRILCNLLQEGVPIRDLRTILEVVADYAGATKDPEQLTEVVRQALARVITHLYVASDGALSVINLDPRLDRALVEQMSSGQAGYWSLEPSTSHRLLTGLKQAAERVAARGQQPVVLCSPALRRHLRRLTARVLQSVPVLALNEIDSMAKIVAMETIRFSEEGV encoded by the coding sequence GTGAATAGCGTATCCGACACGCCCTCGAATCTCCGGTGGGACTGGCTACGCCATAGCGACGTGTTGATGTCGGTTGGAGTCGTGGTCATCCTGATGATCATGCTTCTGCCGCTGCCGCGTGTGATGCTGGACTTGCTGCTGGCGTTCAACATTGCCCTGTCGATTATCGTCCTTCTAGTCGGCATGCAAGTCAGGAAGCCGCTCGAATTTTCCGTGTTTCCTTCCGTTCTTCTGATGGTGACGCTCTTTCGCCTGTCCCTCAACATTGCTTCGACGCGCTTGATCTTGCTCCACGGTAACGAGGGGCCAGCGGCGGCGGGTGAAGTCATCCAGTCCTTCGGGAGCTTCGTCGTCGGTGGGAACTATACCGTCGGACTGGTGGTGTTCGTCATCTTGGTGGTGATCAACTTCGTGGTCGTGACGAAGGGCGCGGGCCGGGTAGCGGAAGTGGCCGCGCGGTTCACGTTGGACGCCATGCCGGGCAAGCAAATGAGTATCGATGCCGACTTGAACGCCGGCCTCATCAACGAGACCGAGGCCCGACGACGCAGAAAAGAAATCGCCGATGAGGCCGACTTCTACGGATCGATGGACGGTGCGAGCAAGTTCGTGCGGGGAGATGCCATTGCCGCCGTCATCATTATTCTTGTGAACATCGTCGGTGGGTTGACCATCGGCGTGTTGCAGCAGCACATGGACGTCGCGTCCGCGGCAGCCAACTACACGCTGCTGACGATCGGCGAGGGCCTCGTCGCGCAGGTCCCTGCTCTGATCGTGTCCACGGCGGCCGGTATCGTGGTGACGAGGGCCGCGACGGAGACGAACCTCGGGCAGGAGATTGCCCGGCAAGTCATGATCTCGTCAAAGGCGTTGGGAGCGGCCGCCGCTATATTGTTGGCGCTGGGCTTCATCCCGGGGTTGCCGCATGTCGCCTTTCTGACGCTGGGATCGATCGCGGGTTGGGTCGCCTACGATATGAGGCAACGCGAGCAGGCTGAGCTGGAAGAGAAACTGGTCCCGCCGCCTCCTGCGCCCAAAGCGGAAGACGCGTCCCCCAAAGTCGTGCCCGTCGACCTGATGGAAGTTCAGGTTGGCTACGGTCTCATCGGGTTGGTCGAGGGTCGGGAAGGAGGGCCATTGCTCGAGCGCATCAAAGGGGTTCGGCGGCAGATCGCCGGTGAATTAGGGTTCTTGGTCCCGCCCATCCACCTTCGCGACAATTTGCAGTTGCGACCGAATGAATATGCCGTGCTCTTGAAAGGCATCGAATTGGTCCGTAGCGAATTGCTGCCGGGTCACTTGCTGGCGATTGATCCCGGGACAGCGCAGAAAGGCGTCGTGAAAGGGATTCCCACGAAGGAGCCGGCCTTTGGACTCCCGGCATTGTGGATTCAAGAGGCGGCGCGCGAACAGGCGCAGATGGCCGGCTACACCGTGGTCGATCCCGGCTCCGCCATCGCGACGCATCTCTCGGAGATCATCAAACGCTACGCTCACGAATTGTTAGGGCGGCAGGAGGTACAGGCCCTCCTCGATGAATTGGCCAAGTCGCATCCGAAGGTCATCGAAGATGTCGTGCCCGCTCTCGTGCCGTTGGGTTCGCTGGTGAGAATCCTGTGCAACTTGTTGCAAGAGGGTGTACCCATTCGAGATCTTCGGACCATCCTTGAGGTCGTGGCCGACTATGCCGGCGCGACGAAGGATCCGGAGCAACTGACTGAAGTGGTCCGTCAAGCTCTCGCCCGGGTCATTACGCATTTGTATGTGGCCTCCGACGGCGCGCTCTCCGTGATCAATCTGGATCCTCGATTGGATCGGGCGCTGGTGGAGCAGATGAGTTCGGGACAGGCCGGATACTGGTCGCTGGAGCCATCCACCTCACATCGGTTGTTGACAGGCCTCAAACAGGCGGCGGAGCGAGTCGCCGCGCGCGGGCAGCAACCGGTCGTGCTCTGTTCTCCGGCGTTACGCCGGCACCTCCGGCGTCTGACCGCGCGAGTCTTGCAATCCGTACCCGTTCTCGCTCTGAACGAGATTGACAGTATGGCCAAGATCGTGGCGATGGAGACGATCCGATTCTCGGAGGAAGGCGTCTAA
- the flhB gene encoding flagellar biosynthesis protein FlhB, with the protein MSRDLTMAGTLMVALILLYSMSDLAITRVVMIMREWLGMAGRAAGGVIWSPEALQRVFFKLGTDSLMLVLPLMVCVAVTATGLSLLQTGFNWRSEGLTLDLTRLSPLSGFKRLVTWRSVVELVKAFLKVSLIAVTAFVAARADVRHLTEWVQLDVAGILGTTGSLMLTVTLWSGLLLVGLAVLDYGYQRFEWQRGLRMSKQELKEETREAEGDPQIRSRIRTLQRDAARKRMMAAVPKATVVVTNPTHIAVALRYEEMMAAPVVVAKGAGFIAERIKEIAREHGVMVIERPPVARSLYKLVDIGKEIPLDLYRAVAEILALVYRAKNRTVGRG; encoded by the coding sequence ATGAGCCGTGATCTGACCATGGCCGGCACGCTGATGGTGGCGCTGATACTCCTGTACAGCATGTCGGATCTGGCGATCACGCGTGTCGTCATGATTATGCGCGAGTGGCTGGGGATGGCGGGCCGTGCCGCCGGAGGGGTGATATGGTCGCCAGAAGCGCTCCAACGGGTGTTTTTCAAGTTGGGTACGGATTCGCTCATGCTCGTATTGCCTCTCATGGTCTGCGTGGCCGTGACGGCGACCGGGCTCAGCTTGCTTCAAACGGGGTTCAACTGGCGTTCGGAAGGTCTCACTCTTGATCTCACGCGGCTAAGCCCTCTCAGCGGCTTCAAGCGCCTGGTGACGTGGCGCTCGGTTGTCGAATTGGTGAAGGCGTTTCTGAAGGTCTCGCTGATCGCCGTCACCGCGTTTGTCGCAGCGCGCGCCGATGTTCGCCACCTTACCGAATGGGTGCAGTTGGACGTGGCGGGCATCCTCGGCACGACCGGGTCGTTGATGCTCACTGTGACCCTCTGGAGTGGACTGTTGCTGGTGGGGCTGGCCGTCTTGGATTACGGCTACCAGCGTTTCGAATGGCAACGAGGCCTGCGCATGTCGAAGCAGGAACTGAAGGAAGAAACGCGCGAGGCTGAAGGCGACCCGCAAATCCGATCGAGGATTCGCACGTTGCAACGCGACGCGGCTCGCAAGCGGATGATGGCCGCCGTACCGAAGGCGACCGTCGTCGTTACCAATCCCACGCACATTGCCGTGGCTCTGCGGTATGAGGAAATGATGGCGGCCCCGGTCGTGGTCGCCAAAGGTGCGGGTTTCATCGCAGAGCGGATTAAAGAAATCGCCCGCGAGCACGGCGTCATGGTGATCGAGCGGCCTCCGGTGGCGCGGAGTTTGTACAAATTGGTGGATATCGGCAAGGAGATCCCGCTCGACCTGTATCGGGCCGTGGCGGAGATTCTGGCGCTCGTGTATCGCGCTAAAAACCGAACGGTCGGACGGGGGTAG
- a CDS encoding flagellar biosynthetic protein FliR encodes MIHAIHLALPQFEVFAVALARVGAILVVFPFLGARTVPARVKLALAVATAVTVMPFIPAVAVPREPAALALGLLAEALIGVVLGLVVQSLFAGFEVAGEMMGNQMGFGVAQLFDPASGRQLPLVAQFQTTIVALLFLALNLHVTLVHAVGESFRIIPVFGATLGTSLLEDVVKLFGNMFVVAVKLAAPVVIVTLTVQLAMGLMGRTVSQLNMFVLSFPLTIGLGLLALGLALPSMAGVYAAEFESLVRALDGVMRDLAHE; translated from the coding sequence ATGATCCATGCCATCCATCTGGCCCTGCCGCAGTTCGAGGTCTTTGCGGTCGCCTTGGCCCGCGTGGGGGCGATTCTTGTCGTCTTTCCGTTCCTCGGGGCACGGACGGTGCCTGCCCGGGTCAAGCTGGCATTGGCGGTCGCGACGGCGGTGACGGTGATGCCGTTCATCCCGGCCGTGGCGGTGCCGCGAGAGCCGGCGGCGCTGGCCCTCGGATTGCTCGCGGAAGCACTCATCGGCGTGGTGCTTGGATTGGTCGTGCAGAGTCTGTTCGCCGGATTCGAAGTCGCCGGGGAGATGATGGGCAACCAAATGGGGTTCGGAGTGGCCCAGTTGTTCGATCCGGCCAGCGGGCGCCAGCTACCGCTGGTCGCCCAATTCCAAACCACGATTGTGGCGCTGTTGTTTCTGGCGTTGAATCTGCACGTGACGTTGGTGCATGCCGTGGGAGAGAGCTTCCGGATCATACCCGTCTTCGGCGCGACGCTGGGCACGAGCCTGCTGGAGGATGTTGTCAAGCTCTTCGGCAACATGTTCGTCGTGGCGGTCAAGTTGGCCGCCCCTGTGGTGATCGTCACGCTCACGGTGCAATTGGCCATGGGCCTCATGGGGCGAACCGTCAGCCAGTTGAACATGTTCGTACTCAGTTTTCCGTTGACGATCGGGTTGGGCTTGTTGGCGTTAGGGTTGGCATTGCCCTCGATGGCGGGGGTCTACGCAGCAGAGTTCGAATCGCTCGTGCGGGCACTCGACGGCGTGATGCGGGATCTTGCACATGAGTGA
- the fliQ gene encoding flagellar biosynthetic protein FliQ, producing MTPDTVVELGRRAIEIILLVSAPMLGMSMVIGLMVSLFQALTQINEATLSFVPKLLGLFLATMLFFPWMLGLLTGFMTTLLTSIPDYAR from the coding sequence ATGACGCCAGATACGGTCGTTGAACTCGGTCGGCGGGCCATTGAGATCATTCTGTTGGTATCCGCGCCGATGCTGGGTATGAGCATGGTGATCGGTTTGATGGTCAGTCTGTTCCAAGCCTTGACGCAGATCAACGAAGCGACGTTGTCGTTCGTGCCGAAACTCTTGGGGCTGTTCCTTGCCACAATGCTGTTTTTCCCCTGGATGTTGGGCCTCTTGACCGGATTCATGACGACGCTTCTGACGAGCATCCCGGATTACGCGCGCTGA
- the fliP gene encoding flagellar biosynthetic protein FliP, translating into MTKIVWSYVPWVLGWATWFVLAFGDPAAASGPSITIDLGREGQGPVAAVLQIVALLTVLSFVPALFIMVTSFTRIVIVLSFLRQALGTQQVPPNQVLITLALFLTMFVMAPVGQAVYRDALQPLLDERIGYEDAWTKASAPIRGFMLKQVREKDVSLFVELARIPKVDTMDDLPMHVIVASFMLSELRVSFQIGFLIYIPFLIIDMVVASVLMSMGMMLLPPVMISLPFKLILFVLADGWYLVVGSMVRSFQ; encoded by the coding sequence ATGACTAAGATCGTGTGGAGCTATGTGCCATGGGTATTGGGTTGGGCGACGTGGTTCGTCCTGGCGTTCGGGGATCCGGCGGCCGCCAGTGGACCGTCCATTACCATCGATCTTGGCCGCGAAGGACAGGGGCCCGTGGCGGCGGTGCTGCAAATCGTCGCGCTGCTCACGGTTTTGTCGTTTGTTCCGGCCTTGTTCATTATGGTGACGTCGTTTACGAGAATCGTCATCGTCCTGTCCTTTCTTCGCCAGGCGCTTGGCACTCAGCAGGTGCCGCCTAATCAAGTTTTGATCACCCTCGCACTGTTCTTGACCATGTTCGTGATGGCCCCCGTCGGCCAAGCCGTCTACCGCGACGCGTTGCAACCGCTTCTCGACGAACGGATCGGATACGAGGATGCCTGGACCAAGGCGTCCGCACCGATTCGAGGATTCATGCTCAAACAAGTGCGCGAAAAGGACGTCTCACTATTCGTCGAACTGGCCAGGATCCCAAAGGTCGACACGATGGACGACTTGCCCATGCACGTGATTGTGGCCTCGTTCATGTTGAGCGAACTCCGCGTCTCCTTCCAGATCGGGTTTTTGATCTACATCCCGTTCCTAATTATCGACATGGTCGTCGCCAGCGTGCTGATGTCCATGGGAATGATGCTGTTGCCCCCCGTCATGATCTCGTTGCCATTCAAGTTGATTCTCTTCGTTCTGGCAGACGGGTGGTATCTGGTCGTTGGGTCGATGGTCCGCAGCTTCCAGTAG
- the fliM gene encoding flagellar motor switch protein FliM, producing MAENVLSQDEVDALMRGMDSGDVETEVAAEEPPGGTKAYDLTSQERILRGRMPTFEMISDRFCRLQGVSWANFLRKPVEFAPVSTDIIKFGALLKKIPVPSSLSLFQLKPLRGHGLIIMDSSLVYNIVDHYFGGTNQTHVKPEGRDFTPVQVRVVKQIVERMIADLEKAWRAIIPAKVQYVRSESNPQFAMVVSVPEIVVSVVLNVDLGTGAQKIHIMYPYAMLEPIKDKLNAGFFADQLENDNGWGVRFREELLGCRVGVTVELGSANVPLRDILAFNVGDVVVLEQSPGELMTGFVEGIPKLLGSAGIVRGSHALRVARLAARAQR from the coding sequence ATGGCCGAAAATGTCTTATCTCAGGATGAAGTCGATGCCCTCATGCGGGGTATGGACAGCGGCGACGTTGAAACCGAGGTTGCTGCCGAGGAACCGCCTGGTGGGACGAAAGCCTACGACCTGACTTCCCAGGAGCGGATCCTGCGCGGGAGGATGCCGACCTTCGAGATGATCAGCGATCGATTCTGCCGGCTCCAGGGTGTCTCGTGGGCGAACTTTCTCCGTAAGCCCGTGGAATTTGCTCCGGTATCCACTGACATCATTAAGTTCGGCGCGCTGCTCAAGAAGATCCCCGTGCCGTCCTCGCTCAGCCTCTTTCAGCTCAAGCCGCTTCGAGGACACGGGTTGATCATCATGGATTCCTCCCTGGTCTACAACATCGTCGACCACTATTTCGGCGGGACTAATCAGACACATGTCAAACCGGAGGGAAGAGATTTCACACCCGTCCAGGTGCGGGTCGTCAAGCAGATCGTGGAGCGGATGATCGCCGATCTGGAAAAGGCTTGGCGCGCCATTATTCCCGCGAAGGTGCAATACGTCCGGTCCGAGAGTAATCCTCAGTTTGCTATGGTGGTGTCGGTGCCGGAGATCGTCGTGTCGGTCGTCCTGAACGTCGATCTGGGAACCGGCGCACAGAAGATCCACATCATGTATCCGTACGCGATGCTCGAACCCATCAAGGACAAACTCAACGCGGGATTTTTCGCCGACCAGCTCGAGAACGACAACGGCTGGGGCGTGCGCTTTCGAGAGGAGTTGTTGGGCTGCCGCGTCGGCGTCACCGTCGAACTTGGGTCCGCCAACGTCCCGCTACGGGACATTCTTGCGTTCAACGTGGGGGATGTCGTGGTACTCGAGCAAAGTCCCGGCGAACTGATGACGGGATTCGTGGAAGGCATTCCCAAGCTGCTGGGGAGCGCCGGTATCGTGCGGGGGAGTCACGCATTACGCGTTGCGCGCCTGGCGGCGCGGGCACAGCGGTAA
- a CDS encoding flagellar hook protein FlgE translates to MGILTSMFTAVSGLSAYGNAMGIIGNNIANVGTAGFKGSRPAFADLISTSLAGASGTDQAGLGVYLADVQGVFTQGSLTTTGQVLDMAIDGTGFFLLTDPVGTEFYSRNGQFKLDSQGRIVDSNNYLVQGYQANAAGVLTGTIGNITLTNTNIAPSGTSTVNITANLNAASTAPAGAFNATDPTTYNFSSSTTVFDSLGNTHNLQFFFVKSGVANTWNVYQRLDTGAAAAATNLVFNSSGALTSGGAQNFSLAIAGGATTPQAVAVDFTGVTQYAAQSALLDQAQNGFTSGTLAQFAIDSQGQVTAQYTNGRTQLLAQVVLSRFPNPQGLARQGDNVFSQTAESGTAIQGAPASNGLGRIISGAIEQSNVDLGEEFVHMIITQRAFQANSRAITTSDEMLQELVNLKR, encoded by the coding sequence ATGGGTATCTTGACGTCGATGTTCACGGCCGTCAGCGGGTTGAGCGCCTACGGCAATGCGATGGGCATCATTGGGAACAACATTGCGAACGTTGGGACTGCGGGTTTCAAGGGAAGCCGTCCGGCGTTTGCGGATCTGATCTCCACGAGCCTGGCGGGGGCCTCCGGCACCGACCAAGCCGGGTTGGGCGTGTATCTCGCCGATGTGCAAGGTGTATTCACACAAGGATCGCTCACGACCACCGGCCAAGTGTTGGACATGGCCATCGATGGCACCGGGTTTTTCCTGCTGACGGATCCGGTCGGGACGGAGTTCTATTCCCGTAACGGGCAGTTCAAGCTCGATAGCCAGGGACGGATCGTCGATTCCAACAACTATCTTGTCCAAGGTTATCAGGCCAACGCCGCAGGGGTCCTGACGGGGACCATCGGCAATATCACATTGACCAATACGAACATTGCGCCCAGCGGGACGTCGACGGTGAACATCACGGCCAACTTGAATGCCGCGTCCACGGCGCCGGCGGGCGCGTTCAACGCGACCGATCCGACGACATACAATTTTTCGTCCAGCACGACCGTCTTCGATTCGTTGGGCAACACGCACAATCTTCAATTCTTCTTTGTGAAGAGCGGCGTGGCGAACACCTGGAACGTGTATCAGCGGTTGGATACCGGAGCGGCGGCGGCCGCGACCAATCTCGTGTTCAATTCGTCGGGCGCCTTGACCTCCGGCGGCGCACAGAATTTTTCATTGGCCATCGCCGGAGGCGCCACGACGCCCCAAGCCGTCGCCGTCGACTTTACCGGCGTGACGCAGTATGCGGCGCAATCGGCGCTGCTGGACCAGGCGCAGAATGGATTTACTTCAGGGACGCTCGCCCAGTTCGCGATCGATTCGCAGGGACAAGTGACGGCGCAGTATACGAACGGGCGCACACAGCTCCTGGCGCAAGTGGTTCTGAGCCGATTCCCGAATCCGCAAGGCCTAGCGCGCCAGGGCGATAATGTCTTTTCGCAAACGGCCGAATCCGGCACGGCGATCCAGGGCGCTCCAGCAAGCAATGGATTGGGGCGCATTATCTCGGGAGCGATCGAGCAGTCCAACGTTGATCTGGGCGAGGAATTCGTGCACATGATCATCACCCAACGAGCGTTCCAGGCAAATTCGAGAGCCATCACGACCAGTGATGAAATGCTTCAAGAACTGGTCAATCTGAAGCGCTAG
- the cheY gene encoding two-component system response regulator, with the protein MPADPNMKILIVDDMSTMRRITKNFLKQLGFNNLEEAENGQDALTKLRAEAYGFVVSDWNMPVMTGIEMLRAIRADEKLKPLPVLMVTAEAQKENIVEAAQAGVNNYIVKPFTAETLQEKINKIFK; encoded by the coding sequence ATGCCGGCAGATCCCAACATGAAGATTTTGATCGTGGACGACATGTCCACGATGCGACGGATCACCAAAAATTTTCTTAAGCAGCTCGGGTTCAACAATCTGGAAGAGGCAGAGAACGGCCAGGATGCATTAACCAAGCTGCGTGCCGAGGCCTACGGCTTCGTCGTGTCGGATTGGAACATGCCCGTCATGACCGGGATCGAGATGCTGCGCGCGATTCGTGCGGACGAAAAGCTCAAGCCCCTGCCGGTCTTGATGGTGACCGCCGAAGCCCAAAAAGAGAACATCGTCGAGGCAGCACAGGCCGGTGTCAATAACTACATCGTCAAGCCGTTCACGGCGGAGACGCTTCAGGAGAAGATCAACAAGATCTTCAAGTAG
- the cheZ gene encoding protein phosphatase CheZ, which yields MSGPAQHIDPGEATVNDQNRKLYEELGTLARYIENTMHGFQTAQQPLEAASQQLPQATEHLTDLRRMSEEATHKVMTQTEAIQDNNAKVLGTLKNVLARFEQAGLTGPLVEDLQTIQRLVIDDEARLIEIFTALSFQDLLAQRINKLATVLTDVEHKLLELLVIFGSAHNGAAKVDEGKTGEMLKWLEASKTTALKQDLVDDVLNQLGFG from the coding sequence GTGTCAGGACCGGCTCAGCACATTGATCCCGGGGAGGCGACGGTGAACGATCAGAACCGAAAGCTGTACGAAGAACTTGGCACGCTGGCCCGATACATCGAAAACACGATGCATGGGTTTCAAACCGCGCAACAACCTCTGGAAGCTGCCTCTCAACAGCTCCCTCAGGCCACGGAGCATCTGACAGACCTTCGCCGCATGAGCGAGGAAGCCACCCACAAGGTGATGACACAAACGGAAGCCATTCAAGACAACAACGCCAAAGTGCTCGGGACCCTGAAGAACGTCCTCGCTCGATTTGAACAGGCCGGGCTTACCGGTCCTCTTGTAGAGGATCTGCAGACGATACAACGGCTCGTCATCGACGATGAGGCGCGACTCATCGAAATTTTTACGGCGCTGTCCTTTCAGGATCTCTTGGCACAGCGCATCAACAAGCTGGCCACGGTCCTCACGGACGTGGAGCACAAGCTGCTGGAATTGCTGGTTATATTTGGATCCGCACACAATGGCGCCGCAAAGGTGGATGAGGGCAAGACGGGCGAAATGCTCAAGTGGCTGGAGGCCTCGAAGACGACGGCGCTGAAACAGGACCTGGTGGACGACGTGTTGAATCAGCTCGGTTTTGGCTGA